A single Anopheles maculipalpis chromosome 3RL, idAnoMacuDA_375_x, whole genome shotgun sequence DNA region contains:
- the LOC126561715 gene encoding uncharacterized protein LOC126561715: MKLLLAVLTFATSLLSIQCRPQAIHFFPYPPADRLPAAPYHYPAPGYSIAGRQYSLIPVSVPFLKGLYTPGTVNHEQGIIPSTGMQDKSPEKLQEKMTSKKPARNKPVQGKKPKRVMNAPFVQALQQADGQFKVQKYSLEALEQSPKSSPQQILLPEQKKSQRLEPANNPNPVVVTATGSTTADAPVIGRVPVAPTVSEYYPFYGFPMTDNREEASLILEPSSKAISGNGGTAISTPVSHAILKQGSRSKILFRPQSVAIVGANGRAHAQADLIVDYVNPEHRTATDVLKLPFYGGARGQILEIRKNSDGTVVSKILRGDDEDMELKVHQVADDPSPVKQVSNEQTLDASEEDLKGSDQSFGDYLLKIQNAAASLVSLQETVKKTGKLSPDQRKVYTDNLEKLGVAAQKLAHIQQADDDQDAIRFLFDLSALTANYETSSASDPQKKKTSSSKITSFPGYKGKEENKKKEEEESVGEDNSSGDSVQVDTQEKESSIAEAKPVGLAIAGEGGVASSKPVATAVVGDGGLAVARPVATAIAGIKPSELGNLGLPISVNKKVLTKGKYGLIAAGDEAAAGGVLVGPDFEARVAPKEIEAEIEDNRQQAMANFDTEKFLANLRLKTAPSPTPIPSATPQSLGAYQPASYLQQTVPYMSDYGVSQSAYPVYTPIIPYYSWTPYSYPYQSTLNALTAYQMAALQSAQYNPYNLYGGYQQAQLQQPIAQSPFQQYDYPQRALYNPAPVVNAASAYPNYNNYASFSNPSPYRFFYY, from the exons CTTCTTCCCCTATCCACCGGCTGACCGGCTTCCAGCAGCACCATATCACTATCCTGCACCAGGTTATTCGATCGCGGGTCGGCAGTACAGCCTTATACCAGTGTCAGTGCCTTTCCTAAAGGGATTATATACCCCTGGGACGGTAAATCACGAACAGGGTATAATTCCGAGTACAGGGATGCAGGACAAATCTCCAGAGAAGTTACAGGAAAAAATGACAAGCAAAAAACCAGCAAGGAATAAACCTGTTCAGGGTAAAAAACCCAAGCGAGTTATGAATGCACCCTTCGTACAGGCTCTTCAACAAGCTGATGGTCAGTTTAAGGTGCAAAAGTACTCGCTGGAAGCTTTGGAACAGTCTCCAAAAAGCTCTCCACAGCAGATTCTGCTCCCAGAACAGAAAAAGAGTCAACGGCTTGAACCAGCAAACAATCCTAACCCAGTTGTAGTAACTGCGACCGGCTCAACAACTGCTGATGCACCAGTGATAGGACGTGTGCCGGTCGCACCGACTGTCTCCGAGTACTACCCATTCTATGGTTTCCCGATGACGGATAATCGTGAAGAAGCATCCCTTATACTGGAACCCTCGTCTAAGGCGATCTCCGGCAATGGAGGTACGGCCATCTCTACGCCCGTCTCACATGCCATCCTGAAGCAGGGCAGCAGATCGAAGATTCTCTTTCGACCGCAGTCGGTCGCTATCGTCGGTGCAAATGGACGAGCCCACGCACAGGCCGATCTGATTGTCGATTATGTGAA cCCGGAACATCGAACCGCAACCGACGTGCTAAAGCTCCCGTTCTACGGAGGTGCTCGTGGACAGATACTGGAAATACGCAAAAACAGTGACGGTACTGTAGTGAGCAAGATTCTGCGTGGTGACGATGAAGACATGGAGCTGAAGGTGCATCAAGTGGCAGATGATCCGTCACCGGTGAAGCAGGTGTCGAACGAGCAAACATTGGACGCGAGCGAGGAGGATCTGAAGGGTTCGGATCAATCCTTTGGAGACTACCtgctgaaaattcaaaatgcaGCTGCATCGCTTGTTTCGCTACAAGAAACTGTGAAAAAGACGGGAAAGCTATCTCCCGACCAGCGAAAGGTTTACACGGATAATCTGGAGAAGCTGGGTGTTGCCGCCCAAAAGCTGGCCCATATCCAGCAGGCGGATGACGATCAGGACGCGATTCGGTTCCTGTTTGACT TATCCGCTTTGACAGCCAACTACGAAACTTCATCGGCTAGCGATccacaaaagaagaagacctCCTCAAGCAAGATCACATCATTCCCAGGGTATAAGGGCAAGGaggaaaacaagaagaaggaggaggaggagagcGTTGGGGAAGATAACTCTAGTGGGGACTCGGTGCAGGTTGACACACAGGAAAAGGAATCGTCAATTGCTGAAGCAAAGCCAGTGG GTCTTGCCATTGCTGGTGAGGGAGGTGTTGCGTCTTCCAAACCAGTTGCAACGGCCGTCGTTGGAGACGGTGGTCTTGCAGTAGCTCGTCCAGTGGCGACTGCCATCGCTGGCATTAAACCGAGTGAGCTGGGCAATTTGGGACTGCCAATATCGGTCAACAAGAAGGTGCTTACGAAGGGCAAGTACGGACTGATTGCTGCTGGAgatgaagctgctgctggtggtgtacTCGTTGGACCAGACTTTGAGGCACGTGTAGCACCGAAAGAGATTGAGGCAGAGATCGAAGATAACCGTCAGCAAGCGATGGCCAACTTCGACACGGAGAAATTCTTAGCCAACCTGCGGCTGAAGACGGCTCCAAGTCCAACTCCAATCCCGAGTGCCACACCACAATCGCTGGGAGCTTATCAGCCGGCATCGTACCTACAGCAGACCGTTCCTTACATGTCCGATTATGGTGTTAGTCAGAGTGCCTACCCCGTGTACACGCCAATCATCCCATACTACAGCTGGACGCCTTACAGTTACCCGTACCAATCCACCCTAAACGCTTTGACCGCTTACCAGATGGCAGCATTGCAATCCGCCCAGTATAATCCATACAATCTGTACGGAGGATATCAGCAGGCACAGCTGCAGCAACCCATCGCTCAGAGCCCCTTTCAGCAGTACGATTATCCTCAGCGAGCACTGTACAATCCGGCACCAGTTGTCAATGCGGCTTCTGCCTATCCGAACTATAACAATTATGCATCCTTCAGCAACCCTTCGCCATACCGATTTTTCTACTATTAG